A genome region from Campylobacterota bacterium includes the following:
- a CDS encoding AEC family transporter translates to MQTVFSILGIYLFIGVGFGAKWAFKEKIDDRTITLISVYFLQIFLTFWGLLKRPIDTGLLFAPTLYLGITLLSLLLMIPLARMLFSDTKERSIATVAALIGNTGNLGVPLGIALFGEESVPYTTLINLVNVFVVYTIGVFYYSRGEFSVRDSLLNILKLPVLWAASLAIVLNLVGYVPSPAVDKTLMMGAYASMTMQLVLFGIYLYGIKLAEINLRLSAWVGSTKFLLIPLLTFGVLQYVDMEPMVKGVLFLELLVPLAVANVNLASLYNCAPRTVTAQVFLTSAAFLGIALALPAILKTF, encoded by the coding sequence ATGCAAACAGTGTTCTCGATCCTCGGTATCTATCTTTTCATCGGCGTCGGTTTCGGTGCGAAATGGGCATTCAAGGAAAAAATCGACGACCGGACCATTACGCTTATCAGCGTCTATTTTCTCCAAATCTTCCTGACGTTCTGGGGGTTGCTCAAACGCCCCATCGATACCGGACTCCTCTTCGCCCCGACGCTTTATCTGGGCATCACCCTGCTGTCGCTGCTGCTGATGATTCCACTCGCCCGGATGCTCTTTAGCGATACCAAAGAGCGCTCGATCGCCACCGTCGCCGCCCTCATCGGCAACACGGGAAATCTCGGCGTCCCGCTGGGGATCGCCCTGTTCGGGGAAGAGAGTGTCCCCTACACGACGCTCATCAACCTCGTCAACGTTTTCGTCGTCTACACAATCGGCGTCTTTTACTATTCGCGCGGCGAATTCAGCGTCAGGGATTCGCTCCTCAACATTCTCAAACTCCCGGTGCTGTGGGCGGCCTCTTTGGCCATCGTTCTCAACCTCGTCGGATACGTTCCGAGCCCCGCCGTCGACAAAACCCTCATGATGGGAGCCTATGCCTCAATGACGATGCAGCTCGTGCTGTTCGGGATTTACCTCTACGGAATCAAACTCGCCGAGATCAACCTGCGCCTGAGCGCATGGGTAGGAAGCACCAAATTTCTGCTGATACCGCTCCTGACGTTTGGCGTCTTACAGTACGTCGATATGGAACCGATGGTCAAGGGGGTTTTGTTTCTGGAACTGCTCGTCCCGCTTGCCGTGGCGAACGTCAACCTCGCATCGCTGTACAACTGTGCTCCCCGCACCGTCACGGCACAGGTGTTTCTGACGTCCGCCGCGTTTTTGGGGATCGCGCTGGCATTGCCCGCTATTTTAAAAACGTTCTGA
- a CDS encoding D-2-hydroxyacid dehydrogenase, protein MKIAVLDALTYRDTPLEVFNTLGDVTVYATTTPEETAERVRDAEVIVTNKVVINDAVMEAAPALKLICVAATGTNNIDHEAAARRGIAVKNVAGYSTDAVVQHTFSMLFYLMGQSRYYDEYVKRGDWQREAVFAHIGPSFSELRGKKWGIIGLGEIGRSVAAIARAFGTNVCYYSTSGKNDNPEYEQTTLSRLIEGCDVISIHAPLNPQTQNLISHSELLQMKDGAVLLNLGRGGIVDEEALSVIIDVKPIFVGLDVLAQEPMKTPHPLLSVKHPERLYITPHIAWTSREARERLIAATAENIRTFLK, encoded by the coding sequence ATGAAGATTGCAGTACTCGATGCACTAACGTACCGTGATACGCCGTTAGAAGTTTTTAACACGCTCGGCGACGTCACCGTCTACGCGACGACGACTCCCGAAGAGACCGCCGAGCGGGTCCGCGACGCCGAAGTGATCGTGACCAACAAGGTGGTGATCAACGATGCCGTGATGGAAGCCGCACCCGCACTCAAGCTCATCTGCGTCGCGGCGACGGGGACGAACAATATCGACCACGAGGCTGCCGCACGCCGGGGGATCGCCGTCAAAAATGTCGCGGGGTATTCGACCGATGCGGTGGTGCAGCACACCTTTTCGATGCTTTTTTACCTGATGGGACAGAGCCGATATTACGACGAATACGTCAAGCGCGGCGACTGGCAGCGTGAAGCGGTGTTTGCCCATATCGGTCCCTCTTTCAGCGAACTGCGCGGAAAAAAATGGGGGATCATCGGGCTGGGTGAGATCGGGCGGAGCGTTGCCGCTATCGCAAGAGCGTTCGGCACTAACGTCTGTTATTACTCCACTTCCGGGAAGAACGACAACCCCGAATACGAGCAAACGACCCTTTCGCGCCTGATCGAGGGGTGCGACGTCATTTCGATTCACGCCCCTTTGAACCCTCAGACGCAGAACCTCATCTCCCACTCCGAACTGCTCCAGATGAAAGACGGGGCGGTGCTGCTGAATCTCGGACGGGGCGGAATCGTCGACGAAGAGGCCCTGTCGGTCATTATCGACGTCAAGCCTATTTTCGTCGGGCTGGACGTTTTGGCTCAGGAGCCGATGAAAACGCCCCATCCGCTTCTAAGCGTCAAACATCCCGAGCGGCTCTATATTACCCCCCATATCGCCTGGACCTCGCGCGAAGCACGCGAACGTCTCATCGCCGCGACGGCCGAGAACATCAGAACGTTTTTAAAATAG
- the purT gene encoding formate-dependent phosphoribosylglycinamide formyltransferase: protein MLFSAPLKSNSKKIMLLGSGELGKEVAIEAQRLGIEVIAVDRYKNAPAHLVANHSHVINMQDKEAVLKLIRKEKPDYILPEIEAISIEALFEAEKEGFCVIPNAEAVNKTMNRKNIRKFAAEDLGLKTSRYHFVSTYEALCEAAEDVGFPCVIKPVMSSSGHGQSIAKTRDDLIASWEIAKEARGDASELIVEEFIRFDYEITLLTARNGNETVFCEPIGHIQKGGDYVFSWQPMEMSKKALKRSQKIAKAITDGLGGKGLFGVELFVKGDEVYFSEVSPRPHDTGMVTLITQSQSEFALHVRAVLGLPLGFTFYGEGASAAFKSEAESDKPVIDVADELFDEKTFVRVFGKPEAHAGRRMAVLLVLDKASKALKKAKKLIKKIKDA, encoded by the coding sequence ATGCTCTTTAGCGCACCTCTCAAAAGCAATTCCAAAAAAATCATGTTGTTAGGCTCCGGCGAACTCGGCAAAGAGGTCGCGATCGAAGCGCAGCGCCTAGGGATCGAAGTGATTGCGGTCGACCGCTACAAGAACGCTCCGGCCCATCTCGTCGCCAACCATTCGCACGTGATCAACATGCAAGACAAGGAAGCGGTGCTCAAACTGATCCGCAAGGAAAAACCCGATTACATTCTCCCCGAGATCGAGGCGATCAGCATCGAAGCGTTGTTCGAAGCGGAAAAGGAGGGGTTCTGCGTCATCCCCAATGCCGAAGCGGTCAACAAAACGATGAACCGCAAAAACATCCGTAAATTCGCCGCCGAGGATTTGGGACTCAAAACAAGCCGTTATCATTTCGTGAGTACGTACGAAGCGCTGTGCGAAGCGGCCGAAGACGTCGGCTTTCCCTGCGTCATCAAGCCGGTCATGAGCTCTTCGGGGCACGGACAGAGCATTGCGAAAACGCGTGACGACCTCATCGCGTCGTGGGAAATCGCCAAGGAAGCGCGCGGCGACGCGAGCGAACTGATCGTCGAGGAGTTTATCCGTTTCGATTACGAGATCACCCTCCTCACGGCCCGCAACGGCAACGAGACGGTGTTCTGCGAGCCAATCGGCCATATCCAGAAAGGGGGCGATTACGTTTTCAGCTGGCAGCCGATGGAGATGTCGAAAAAAGCGCTCAAACGCTCCCAGAAGATCGCCAAGGCGATTACCGACGGACTGGGGGGCAAAGGGCTTTTCGGCGTGGAACTGTTCGTGAAAGGCGATGAGGTCTATTTCAGCGAAGTAAGCCCCCGCCCGCACGATACGGGAATGGTCACCCTCATCACCCAGAGCCAGAGCGAATTCGCGCTGCACGTGCGCGCGGTACTGGGGCTTCCTCTCGGATTTACCTTCTACGGCGAGGGGGCGAGCGCGGCGTTCAAATCCGAAGCTGAATCGGATAAGCCGGTCATCGACGTCGCCGACGAACTCTTCGACGAAAAAACGTTTGTCCGTGTCTTCGGCAAACCCGAAGCGCACGCCGGGCGCCGCATGGCAGTATTGCTCGTTTTGGACAAAGCCTCCAAAGCGCTCAAAAAAGCTAAAAAACTGATCAAGAAAATCAAGGACGCGTAA
- the rpsU gene encoding 30S ribosomal protein S21, whose product MPGIILRQDDNFDAAYRRFKKQTDRNLIVTEARARRNHVTETEKRKQFKISARKKMLKRLYMMRRYESRL is encoded by the coding sequence ATGCCTGGTATCATTCTTCGCCAAGATGATAACTTTGATGCAGCTTACCGCCGTTTCAAAAAACAAACAGATCGTAATCTGATTGTTACTGAAGCCCGCGCTCGCCGTAACCACGTTACCGAGACGGAAAAGCGCAAGCAGTTCAAAATCAGCGCTCGCAAAAAGATGCTGAAACGTCTCTACATGATGAGACGTTACGAATCTCGCCTGTAA
- a CDS encoding methyl-accepting chemotaxis protein, with amino-acid sequence MTQRTQLMALIFAGMMIPPAVWIALLAFAELFSAAELLDILFSLPMILYMAVATTAMILGFRHSLGSIETLMGNPSAHAEAATLIAKLPYRFLIGQLLYTGIGPAIVLWGKPFIAPERFILAELAVLPLLLLFIIPVFILFVIRLEEWVAAVPLDERRAFLSFGQKMVLAVFTTIVGNIALLVLLNAILLFSSPNLSLNTLLTKNIVVALIGTAVSAVNVALLVSQVSRPVKTLTDGLKTDLFNLTKRFRGSTRDETGTMMFNLNHFIAEIERSIAHSKEIASANLGAARELNSINTDLTRRVYDSRVITGTSSEKARSVQRIVDEGVENFAHASESMTQALAKLLHGRQELSVLLDTISHSTELEAALRSKLDQLNGEASQVQKILSVIGDIADQTNLLALNAAIEAARAGEHGRGFAVVADEVRQLAEKTQHSLVEINTTINVIVQSISDATKQMHRNTQAMHNLTAISERVDRDIDESVGAMEKTNTLTAQSVENSRTIAEHIESMLAQMESLASLSTANDASMKELCEIVGSIASSADALFTQLGQFKTA; translated from the coding sequence ATGACGCAGCGTACCCAGTTGATGGCACTTATTTTTGCCGGAATGATGATCCCCCCGGCGGTTTGGATCGCTCTTTTGGCTTTTGCGGAGCTTTTCAGTGCCGCAGAACTGCTCGACATCCTCTTTTCTCTTCCGATGATTCTCTACATGGCAGTTGCCACAACGGCGATGATCTTGGGGTTTCGGCACTCCCTGGGATCGATCGAAACCCTGATGGGAAATCCCTCCGCGCATGCCGAAGCAGCGACACTCATCGCCAAACTTCCCTATCGCTTTTTAATCGGGCAGCTCCTCTACACAGGGATTGGCCCCGCAATCGTGCTGTGGGGCAAGCCTTTTATCGCTCCGGAGCGTTTCATCCTCGCCGAACTCGCCGTGCTTCCCCTGCTGCTCCTTTTTATTATCCCGGTTTTCATTCTTTTCGTCATTCGGCTTGAAGAGTGGGTTGCTGCGGTTCCGCTCGACGAACGCCGAGCGTTTTTATCTTTCGGCCAAAAGATGGTTCTGGCGGTGTTTACGACCATCGTCGGGAACATCGCGCTGCTGGTTTTACTCAATGCGATTCTCCTCTTCTCGTCGCCCAATCTGTCCCTGAACACCCTGTTGACCAAAAACATCGTGGTGGCATTGATCGGGACGGCCGTATCGGCGGTCAACGTCGCACTCCTCGTCTCGCAGGTGAGCCGACCCGTCAAAACCCTCACCGACGGGCTGAAAACTGATCTTTTCAATCTGACGAAGCGGTTCAGGGGCAGCACGCGCGACGAAACTGGGACCATGATGTTCAATCTCAACCATTTCATCGCGGAAATCGAACGCTCGATCGCCCATTCCAAGGAGATCGCCTCCGCCAATCTCGGCGCAGCGCGCGAACTCAATTCGATCAACACCGACCTAACCCGACGGGTCTACGACAGCCGTGTGATCACCGGCACCTCATCGGAAAAAGCGCGTTCGGTGCAGCGCATCGTGGATGAAGGGGTCGAAAACTTCGCCCACGCCTCCGAGTCGATGACACAGGCACTCGCCAAACTTCTCCACGGGCGGCAGGAACTTTCCGTATTGCTCGACACCATCTCGCACAGCACCGAGCTCGAAGCTGCCCTCCGTTCCAAACTCGACCAGCTCAACGGCGAAGCGTCGCAGGTCCAAAAAATCCTCTCCGTCATCGGCGACATCGCCGACCAAACCAATCTGCTCGCGCTGAATGCCGCAATCGAAGCGGCACGCGCCGGGGAACACGGCCGTGGATTCGCCGTCGTCGCCGACGAAGTGCGCCAGCTGGCCGAAAAAACGCAACACAGCCTGGTCGAGATCAACACTACCATCAACGTTATCGTCCAAAGTATCTCGGACGCTACCAAACAGATGCACCGCAACACGCAAGCGATGCACAACCTCACCGCCATCTCCGAGCGGGTCGACCGGGACATCGACGAGAGCGTCGGGGCAATGGAAAAAACCAATACCCTCACCGCCCAAAGCGTCGAAAATTCCCGTACCATCGCCGAACACATCGAATCGATGCTCGCGCAGATGGAATCGCTGGCATCCCTTTCGACGGCCAACGACGCGTCAATGAAAGAACTCTGCGAGATCGTCGGCTCGATCGCGTCCTCCGCTGATGCCCTCTTCACGCAGCTGGGGCAGTTCAAAACCGCCTGA
- the dnaG gene encoding DNA primase, with amino-acid sequence MIAQDSIDALKARLDIVDVVGSYVELKRAGSSFKAPCPFHEEKSPSFVVNPARGSYHCFGCGVHGDAIKFVMEYDKLSYPEAIEKLAASINFTLHYEGGGSQKKRSNLLETLNEWYQKLLEQNRIAQEYLHERGIYSSSIERFGIGYAPASFETIRFMEQRKLNTADGIELGALGRGEDGRLFARFIERITFPIYAPSGALVGFGGRTITGHQAKYVNSPQTNLFNKSRLLYAYHLARDTVFRRREIIVTEGYLDVVMLHQAGFTQAVATLGTALTAEHLPLLRKGEPKVLLAYDGDKAGRAAALKASKLLSAGGFDGGVVLFEGGLDPADMVKNGEIEALGGLLRRPIPFIEFVVTEMINAYDLRDPKAKEGALHESVAFLKTLSPLLQEEYRPFVASRLGVSPSLIRIGQGKNAAQKPINFSHHDVWELSLIKTVLERPHIIDALLDFVDPRLLQYHADEFEAALRGTAEDPRLSALLMDERIRVFEGDEGLKQELITFLITHYNRELKKVTTQNTVSFDQKSYLIRQYRDKIERLKRGELVPLG; translated from the coding sequence ATGATTGCCCAAGATTCCATCGACGCCCTCAAAGCGCGGCTCGACATCGTCGACGTCGTCGGTTCCTATGTCGAACTCAAACGTGCGGGTTCAAGCTTCAAAGCCCCCTGCCCGTTTCACGAGGAAAAGTCCCCCAGCTTCGTCGTCAACCCCGCACGGGGAAGCTATCACTGCTTCGGCTGCGGGGTGCACGGCGACGCGATCAAATTCGTCATGGAATACGACAAACTCAGCTACCCCGAAGCGATCGAGAAACTCGCCGCTTCGATCAATTTCACCCTCCATTACGAAGGGGGCGGCTCTCAGAAAAAACGTTCCAACCTCCTCGAAACCCTCAACGAATGGTATCAGAAGCTCCTCGAACAAAACCGCATCGCCCAGGAATATCTGCACGAACGGGGGATCTACAGCTCCAGCATCGAGCGCTTCGGGATCGGTTACGCCCCGGCCTCTTTCGAGACGATCCGTTTCATGGAACAGCGCAAACTCAACACGGCCGATGGGATCGAACTCGGTGCGCTGGGAAGAGGGGAAGACGGACGGCTGTTCGCCCGCTTCATCGAACGGATCACGTTCCCTATCTACGCTCCAAGCGGAGCGCTGGTAGGGTTTGGGGGAAGAACCATCACCGGCCATCAGGCCAAATACGTCAATTCCCCCCAGACGAACCTGTTCAACAAATCCCGCCTTCTCTACGCCTACCATCTCGCGCGGGACACCGTCTTCCGCCGCCGTGAGATCATCGTGACCGAGGGATACCTGGATGTCGTGATGCTTCATCAGGCGGGTTTTACGCAGGCGGTCGCGACGCTGGGAACGGCGCTGACCGCGGAGCACCTCCCGCTGCTGCGCAAGGGGGAACCCAAAGTGCTGCTCGCCTACGACGGCGACAAAGCGGGGCGCGCCGCGGCCCTCAAAGCCTCCAAGCTCCTGAGTGCGGGCGGGTTTGACGGCGGGGTCGTACTGTTCGAGGGGGGGCTGGATCCCGCCGACATGGTCAAAAACGGCGAGATCGAGGCGCTCGGAGGACTGTTGCGCCGTCCGATCCCTTTTATCGAATTCGTCGTCACCGAAATGATCAACGCCTACGATCTGCGCGATCCCAAAGCCAAAGAGGGGGCGCTGCACGAATCGGTCGCTTTTCTCAAAACGCTCTCCCCCCTGTTGCAGGAAGAGTACCGCCCTTTCGTCGCATCCCGCCTCGGGGTCTCCCCCTCGCTGATCCGGATCGGTCAGGGGAAAAACGCGGCGCAGAAGCCGATCAATTTTTCGCACCACGACGTGTGGGAACTCAGCCTTATCAAAACGGTGCTGGAACGTCCCCACATTATCGACGCACTGCTCGATTTCGTCGATCCGCGGCTGCTGCAGTACCATGCGGACGAGTTCGAAGCGGCACTGCGCGGAACCGCCGAAGATCCCCGGCTGAGCGCCCTCCTGATGGATGAGCGGATACGGGTGTTCGAAGGGGACGAAGGGCTCAAGCAGGAGCTTATAACGTTCTTAATAACCCATTACAACCGGGAACTCAAAAAAGTCACCACCCAAAATACGGTATCATTCGACCAAAAATCGTACTTGATACGCCAGTACCGGGACAAAATCGAGCGCCTCAAACGGGGCGAACTCGTTCCGTTAGGATAA
- a CDS encoding argininosuccinate synthase domain-containing protein: MKAIALFSGGLDSTLAMKLIIDQGIEVIACNINTGFGSTKDRLAHMQNMCAQVGAEFRSVDIRDEYLREVLFTPRHGYGKHFNPCIDCHAKMFEVAKRLMGEWGASFLISGEVLGQRPMSQNKEALAIVLNQSNCEGLLLRPMSAKALEPTIPELEGWVDREKLEGIVGRNRDRQMELAETFGLKDYESPGGGCLLTDEHFARKIRDFIAHDTFSVDDIPTLKYGRQLRLPEGAKFIIGRHAEDNAVLEEIENPKYLHVTTDLIGPHALLSKNASDRDRDLAAKLMLAYCKAGFEGEQTLRFGDEEVRALNTLTRNDAQKYMI; this comes from the coding sequence ATGAAAGCAATCGCCCTCTTCAGCGGCGGCCTCGATTCGACGCTCGCAATGAAGCTGATCATCGATCAGGGGATCGAAGTGATCGCCTGCAACATCAATACCGGCTTCGGATCGACCAAAGACCGTCTTGCACACATGCAGAACATGTGCGCGCAGGTCGGGGCCGAATTTCGGAGCGTTGACATCCGCGACGAGTACCTGCGCGAAGTTCTGTTCACCCCAAGGCACGGCTACGGCAAGCATTTCAACCCGTGCATCGACTGCCATGCCAAAATGTTCGAAGTCGCCAAACGTCTGATGGGGGAGTGGGGTGCGAGCTTCCTGATCAGCGGCGAAGTACTCGGACAACGACCGATGAGCCAGAATAAGGAAGCGCTGGCCATCGTCCTCAACCAAAGCAACTGCGAAGGGCTGTTGTTGCGTCCGATGTCGGCCAAAGCGCTGGAACCCACGATTCCGGAATTGGAAGGATGGGTCGATCGCGAAAAGCTCGAGGGGATCGTCGGGCGCAACCGCGACCGGCAGATGGAGCTGGCCGAAACGTTCGGACTCAAAGATTACGAATCTCCCGGCGGCGGATGTCTCCTGACCGATGAGCATTTTGCCCGCAAAATCCGCGATTTCATTGCCCATGACACATTCAGCGTCGACGACATCCCGACGCTGAAATACGGACGCCAGCTGCGGCTTCCCGAGGGGGCGAAATTCATCATCGGGCGTCATGCCGAAGACAATGCCGTACTCGAGGAGATCGAAAACCCCAAATACCTCCACGTCACGACCGATCTGATCGGCCCGCACGCCCTCCTTTCGAAAAACGCGAGCGACCGCGACCGCGACCTGGCGGCAAAACTGATGCTGGCCTACTGCAAAGCGGGATTCGAAGGGGAACAGACGCTCCGTTTCGGGGATGAAGAAGTGAGGGCTCTTAACACCCTGACGCGCAACGATGCGCAGAAGTATATGATTTGA
- a CDS encoding cation transporter has product MKKVLLSLAALVAVAGADQTVKLNVSGMTCPACVKNVKESLSEVKGVKESSVYLKEGRAEVKAAEGTKPEAMCDAIKQAGYGCKVVK; this is encoded by the coding sequence ATGAAAAAAGTTCTTCTCTCCCTTGCCGCGCTCGTGGCGGTTGCCGGCGCCGATCAGACGGTCAAGCTGAATGTGAGCGGCATGACGTGTCCCGCGTGCGTCAAAAACGTCAAAGAATCCCTCTCCGAGGTCAAAGGGGTGAAAGAGAGCAGCGTTTATCTCAAAGAGGGGCGCGCGGAGGTCAAAGCGGCCGAGGGGACGAAGCCTGAAGCGATGTGCGACGCGATCAAGCAGGCGGGTTACGGCTGTAAAGTCGTTAAATAA
- a CDS encoding sulfite exporter TauE/SafE family protein, with protein sequence MNGIEWWLIVSIAFAGSFGHCIGMCGGFIVAYSSTKIDASMSRTAQLLRHGAYNVGRVSSYVILGMVFGAIGSLLTFTMEMHGALFMFAGAVMVITALGMFGVSSLIHALERGFSSNALFKTLFSRLIKSKSIGSFFALGVMNGFFPCGFVFFFAAKAAASASVLDGGLIMAAFGLATVPTLLALGQSVSFFKEIAFRQTMNRIAASAILIYGLYSIYYGLAYFFDLPL encoded by the coding sequence ATGAACGGTATCGAGTGGTGGCTCATCGTCTCAATCGCTTTTGCCGGAAGTTTCGGCCATTGCATCGGGATGTGCGGCGGCTTTATCGTCGCCTACAGCTCAACCAAGATCGATGCGTCGATGTCGCGTACCGCCCAACTGCTCCGTCACGGTGCCTATAACGTCGGTCGGGTCAGTTCCTACGTCATACTCGGGATGGTTTTCGGCGCGATCGGCTCTTTGCTTACCTTTACGATGGAGATGCACGGGGCGCTATTCATGTTCGCGGGGGCGGTCATGGTCATTACCGCGCTGGGGATGTTCGGCGTCTCGTCGCTGATCCACGCCCTTGAGCGGGGATTCTCCTCCAATGCCCTTTTCAAGACCCTCTTTTCCCGCCTCATCAAAAGCAAAAGTATCGGCAGTTTTTTCGCCCTGGGGGTGATGAACGGCTTTTTCCCCTGCGGATTCGTTTTCTTTTTTGCGGCCAAAGCGGCCGCATCCGCCTCGGTCCTGGACGGCGGGCTCATCATGGCGGCGTTCGGCCTCGCCACCGTTCCCACCCTGCTTGCGCTCGGGCAGTCGGTCAGTTTCTTCAAAGAGATCGCGTTTCGTCAGACCATGAACCGTATCGCCGCGTCGGCCATCCTCATCTACGGTCTTTACAGCATCTATTACGGGCTGGCCTATTTTTTCGATTTGCCGCTGTAA